The following proteins come from a genomic window of Enterobacter chengduensis:
- a CDS encoding RHS repeat-associated core domain-containing protein, with protein MSDNSAARQGDEIIHSSIFADITSIVAEGAAYAVIGAAVGAAASVAAPLLGAGAAAAGVAAIGSSCLLSGIIGGVLANVAGITDDISNAAEGLGNALFPPSPAGKITTGSNNVLTNAIPAARAAGTLTPADTPSPEPQSPGSFADYAGMLLSAAGQFGSEMWQPSVASAAAGTSPLEEDKVACEKHSGPQYLAEGSKSVFINGQPAVRAKDRTTCEGTVSDDVSPNVIIGGDTLTVRDIKSGKTPGLALGMIALSLLRGRPGKILKNMPCALAAAGGGMLADMAVNAVFGSSHPVHAATGVKVLNDDDELDFSLPGRFPLRWQRSYNSLTTREGLFGLGWATPFDSYLTLEDNNATWFDETGRELSFELPPVDRAFYSISEGIIIRRNESGDVAIADDDGAVWRLYKPTRANPSILRLASLSDEYGNALLTAWDEHGRLVGLHDEPRAIDVTLRYEDERFPLRVTAASHFDGDQAWPLMQWGYDARGQLASATDASGVVTREYRYNDHGLMVWHRMPGGLESEYRWKKLDHWRVVENRTSTGDGCRFSYDLAAGLTTVEHYDGQTRRHYWNAQNLIVRYVDERGENWRYEWDDNELLTRRIDPLGNAVTFVYDEMGNRVQETDADGNTRTTTWLEHRALPAAIIEADGSATRFWYDEHHGLKRVVDPMGQTTQLRRDEFGQVVEEVDAAGNSRYQEYNEAGQIVRSTDCSGRITRYRYHPLGWLVAETGADGEETRYRYDAAGRPVQLDRPEGWTESLKWNERGLPVKHAGADGKESEFRYDEAGRLTATRNTQGEEVRRRWDSRGRLIALENENGEAYRFRWGPDSLLLEEVGLDGVASQYRYDACGRTIARTFAAGHPEAITHAFAWSASGQLVARTTPEGQTRYHYTPSGLLSRIGLHPALSADAWTTEAEQELAFEYDALGRVTREAGEHGELAWEYDALGNRTSVTLPDGRELKQFYYGSGHLLSIALDKLSVSDFTRDELHRETSRTQGLLTTRSEYDRLGRLHRRDVFTGNAQRPSPRRWSRRWDYDYRNNLVREERDDNPFSWYRWQYDSAGRLLVQDGTLPGQEQWRWDAAGNPLEGSAEKVTHNRLTQLNGIRWRYDIHGRTVEKDNGQTRWHYRYDGEHRLTEVISQPRDRNRPQMQVSFRYDPLGRRISKTRRQMLGGQPTGRAVTTRFVWEGFRLLQEVHGDVPLTYVYSDQDSYDPLARIDGIDAPEIFWFHCQPNGTPERMTDSEGQVRWEGVNSAWGKLLRESETQVSGYSQNLRMQGQYLDRETGLHYNLFRYYDPDCGRFTQQDPIGLAGGINLYQYAPNALGWVDPWGLSCRNSWNDFQNKTKGVFSSRAWAAKAYNSLKGTIKPNRPNPKTYLNPSYVKQHLALFNDGVSKIAWGVNRAEIGPPSGHFVMPKSVADNIIKKAGGDVGKLEKMLGLDPGDLGDSPVRIDIPKPQGLRMPSGNEGGANDFWVPGGKTSGGIPEAVIDQTPVGDALITPIINK; from the coding sequence ATGAGCGATAACAGCGCGGCCCGTCAGGGCGACGAGATTATTCACTCCAGCATTTTTGCTGACATCACCAGCATCGTGGCGGAAGGTGCCGCCTATGCGGTGATCGGCGCGGCGGTGGGCGCGGCCGCTTCCGTGGCGGCGCCATTATTGGGTGCAGGGGCGGCGGCCGCAGGCGTGGCGGCAATCGGCTCCAGCTGCTTGCTCAGCGGCATCATTGGCGGCGTGCTGGCAAACGTGGCGGGGATCACCGACGATATCAGCAACGCCGCGGAAGGGTTGGGCAATGCGCTTTTCCCTCCGTCGCCTGCGGGCAAAATTACCACCGGTTCGAATAACGTTCTGACGAATGCGATCCCTGCCGCGCGCGCGGCGGGAACGCTGACGCCTGCGGATACCCCTTCACCTGAGCCCCAGTCGCCCGGCAGCTTTGCCGACTACGCGGGCATGCTGCTTTCCGCCGCCGGACAGTTTGGCAGCGAAATGTGGCAGCCGAGCGTGGCCTCTGCCGCCGCGGGAACCTCGCCGCTGGAAGAAGACAAGGTGGCGTGCGAAAAACACTCCGGGCCGCAGTATCTGGCGGAAGGCTCCAAAAGCGTCTTTATCAACGGGCAGCCTGCGGTGCGCGCGAAAGATCGCACCACCTGTGAAGGCACCGTTTCCGACGACGTCTCACCAAACGTGATCATTGGCGGCGACACGCTCACGGTTCGCGATATCAAAAGCGGCAAAACCCCGGGTTTGGCGCTGGGGATGATCGCGCTTTCCCTGCTGCGCGGGCGTCCGGGCAAGATCCTGAAAAACATGCCCTGCGCGCTGGCGGCGGCCGGCGGCGGGATGCTGGCCGACATGGCCGTCAACGCCGTGTTTGGCTCCTCGCATCCGGTTCACGCCGCCACCGGCGTGAAGGTGCTGAACGACGATGACGAGCTCGACTTCTCGCTGCCGGGGCGCTTCCCGCTTCGCTGGCAGCGCAGCTACAACAGCCTGACCACCCGCGAAGGTCTGTTTGGTCTGGGCTGGGCAACCCCCTTTGACAGCTATCTGACGCTGGAAGACAACAACGCCACCTGGTTTGATGAAACCGGGCGCGAGCTGAGCTTTGAGCTGCCGCCGGTCGACCGCGCGTTTTACAGCATCAGCGAAGGCATCATTATCCGCCGCAACGAGAGCGGCGACGTGGCAATTGCCGACGATGACGGCGCGGTGTGGCGTCTGTATAAGCCAACACGGGCGAATCCCTCCATACTGCGCCTGGCCTCCCTCAGCGACGAATACGGCAACGCGCTGCTGACGGCGTGGGACGAGCACGGCAGGCTGGTCGGCCTTCACGATGAGCCGCGGGCGATAGACGTCACCCTGCGCTATGAAGATGAGCGCTTCCCGCTGCGCGTGACCGCAGCCAGCCATTTCGACGGCGACCAGGCATGGCCGCTGATGCAGTGGGGATACGACGCGCGCGGCCAGCTGGCGAGCGCGACGGATGCCTCCGGCGTGGTGACGCGTGAATACCGCTACAACGACCATGGCCTGATGGTCTGGCACCGGATGCCGGGCGGTCTGGAGAGCGAATACCGCTGGAAAAAATTGGACCACTGGCGCGTGGTGGAAAACCGCACCAGCACCGGCGACGGCTGCCGCTTTAGCTACGATTTAGCCGCCGGGCTGACGACCGTCGAGCACTACGATGGTCAGACGCGCCGCCACTACTGGAACGCGCAAAATCTGATCGTCCGCTACGTTGACGAGCGCGGTGAAAACTGGCGCTACGAGTGGGACGACAACGAGCTTCTGACGCGTCGCATCGATCCGCTCGGTAACGCCGTCACCTTCGTCTACGACGAGATGGGCAACCGGGTGCAGGAGACCGACGCCGACGGCAATACCCGCACCACCACCTGGCTGGAGCACCGCGCGCTTCCGGCGGCGATTATCGAAGCCGACGGCAGCGCCACCCGGTTCTGGTACGACGAACATCACGGGCTGAAGCGCGTGGTGGACCCGATGGGGCAGACCACGCAGCTGCGCCGGGACGAGTTTGGCCAGGTCGTGGAAGAGGTCGATGCCGCCGGAAACAGCCGCTACCAGGAGTACAACGAGGCCGGGCAGATTGTTCGTTCGACGGACTGTTCCGGGCGTATTACCCGCTACCGCTATCACCCTCTGGGCTGGCTGGTGGCCGAGACTGGCGCCGACGGTGAAGAGACGCGCTACCGCTACGACGCCGCAGGGCGTCCGGTGCAGCTCGATCGTCCGGAAGGCTGGACGGAGTCGCTTAAATGGAACGAACGCGGCCTGCCGGTGAAGCATGCGGGCGCCGACGGGAAAGAGAGCGAATTCCGGTACGACGAGGCGGGGCGCTTAACCGCGACGCGCAATACCCAGGGGGAAGAGGTGCGTCGCCGCTGGGACAGCCGCGGGCGTCTGATCGCCCTGGAAAACGAGAACGGCGAAGCGTACCGGTTCCGCTGGGGGCCAGACTCGCTGCTGCTGGAAGAGGTGGGGCTCGATGGCGTAGCCTCGCAGTATCGCTATGATGCCTGCGGGCGCACGATTGCGCGCACCTTTGCCGCCGGTCATCCGGAGGCTATCACCCACGCCTTCGCCTGGAGCGCGAGCGGCCAGCTGGTCGCCCGCACCACGCCGGAAGGCCAGACCCGCTACCACTATACTCCGTCCGGGCTTTTAAGCCGGATAGGGCTGCATCCTGCGCTTTCAGCCGACGCGTGGACCACCGAGGCAGAGCAGGAGCTCGCCTTTGAGTATGACGCGCTCGGTCGCGTCACGCGCGAGGCGGGCGAGCACGGCGAGCTGGCGTGGGAGTACGACGCGCTGGGCAACCGCACCTCCGTCACGCTGCCCGACGGTCGCGAGCTGAAGCAGTTCTACTACGGCAGCGGGCATCTGCTCAGCATTGCGCTCGATAAGCTGTCGGTCTCCGATTTTACCCGCGACGAACTCCACCGTGAAACCAGCCGCACCCAGGGGCTGCTGACCACCCGCAGCGAATACGACCGTCTCGGCCGACTGCATCGGCGGGACGTCTTTACCGGCAATGCGCAGCGCCCGTCGCCGCGCCGCTGGTCCCGCCGCTGGGATTACGACTACCGCAATAATCTGGTGCGGGAAGAGCGGGACGATAACCCGTTCAGCTGGTACCGCTGGCAGTACGACAGCGCCGGGCGCCTGCTGGTTCAGGACGGCACGCTGCCCGGACAGGAGCAGTGGCGCTGGGATGCTGCCGGTAACCCGCTCGAAGGATCTGCTGAGAAGGTCACGCACAACCGCCTGACGCAGCTGAACGGCATTCGCTGGCGTTATGATATCCACGGCCGCACCGTGGAGAAGGATAATGGCCAGACCCGCTGGCACTACCGCTACGACGGCGAACATCGCCTGACGGAGGTCATCAGCCAGCCGCGGGACCGCAACAGGCCGCAGATGCAGGTCAGCTTCCGCTACGATCCGCTCGGGCGACGCATCAGCAAAACGCGACGCCAGATGCTGGGCGGACAGCCAACGGGCAGGGCGGTCACCACCCGGTTTGTATGGGAAGGGTTCCGCCTGCTGCAGGAGGTGCACGGGGATGTGCCGCTGACCTACGTTTACAGCGATCAGGACAGCTACGATCCGCTGGCGCGCATTGACGGCATTGATGCCCCGGAGATCTTCTGGTTCCACTGTCAGCCGAACGGCACGCCGGAGCGGATGACGGATAGTGAAGGGCAGGTGCGCTGGGAAGGTGTGAACAGCGCCTGGGGCAAGCTGCTTCGGGAAAGCGAAACGCAGGTATCAGGATATTCTCAGAACCTGCGCATGCAGGGGCAATACCTGGATCGTGAGACAGGGCTGCACTACAATCTGTTCCGGTATTACGACCCGGACTGCGGGCGGTTTACGCAGCAGGACCCGATAGGGCTGGCGGGGGGGATTAACCTTTACCAGTATGCGCCGAATGCGCTGGGGTGGGTGGATCCGTGGGGGTTGAGTTGCAGAAATAGCTGGAATGATTTCCAGAATAAGACAAAAGGAGTTTTCTCAAGTAGGGCATGGGCAGCAAAGGCATATAATTCATTAAAAGGCACGATTAAGCCCAATCGGCCAAACCCAAAAACCTATTTAAATCCTTCCTATGTTAAGCAACATCTTGCATTATTTAACGATGGTGTTTCTAAAATTGCTTGGGGAGTAAATAGAGCTGAGATTGGTCCTCCATCTGGTCATTTTGTGATGCCAAAATCAGTTGCTGATAATATCATTAAGAAAGCTGGCGGAGATGTCGGGAAGTTAGAGAAAATGCTAGGATTAGACCCTGGAGATCTCGGTGATTCACCGGTTCGAATAGATATCCCTAAACCTCAAGGGCTTAGAATGCCTTCAGGCAACGAGGGTGGAGCTAATGATTTTTGGGTTCCTGGTGGTAAGACGTCGGGTGGTATCCCTGAGGCCGTAATAGATCAAACACCTGTCGGTGATGCTTTGATTACACCAATTATAAATAAATAG
- a CDS encoding DcrB-related protein, with amino-acid sequence MKYTLQEGSFSLFPAAWQDNSMNIIRDDESGLSVVVSRGAIPDGSDYEQEFHRQWDVLRPQMGEIAQSEFRNVKAGPDGKTNGLEVETTFDRNGQRLWQKQLAVQTPGKPVLMIFTLSALRAFTEEDEVRWSALKQSLTLNDKRNV; translated from the coding sequence ATGAAATACACCCTCCAGGAAGGTTCGTTTTCCCTCTTTCCTGCTGCCTGGCAGGATAACAGCATGAACATTATTCGCGATGACGAAAGCGGATTGTCCGTGGTGGTCAGCCGCGGCGCGATCCCCGATGGCAGCGACTACGAACAAGAATTCCATCGCCAGTGGGACGTGCTGCGTCCGCAGATGGGCGAAATTGCTCAGAGCGAATTCCGGAACGTAAAAGCCGGGCCTGACGGAAAAACGAACGGGCTGGAAGTTGAGACCACCTTTGACCGCAACGGGCAGCGCCTGTGGCAAAAACAGCTGGCCGTACAGACGCCGGGCAAACCGGTATTAATGATTTTTACCCTCTCGGCGCTCAGAGCCTTCACCGAAGAGGACGAGGTGCGCTGGAGCGCGCTTAAGCAGAGTCTGACGCTAAACGACAAGCGGAACGTGTAA
- the tssI gene encoding type VI secretion system tip protein TssI/VgrG: protein MLNRITVQLPVEGLLFWKLTGREAMSESFALTLTVLGTDARIDRSKLLGQPVTVTIPTQNLLTSRYINGKITRVAVSAVELTGTRYAVYQLTVEPDLWPMKRDRNLRIFQGQTVPQIVKTLLGEHQVNVEDKLTGSYRVWDYCVQYQESSLDFISRLMELEGIAYHFRHEADKHTLVLTDAATQHQPFSGYEVIPYHQTPSGGSTDEEGIGQWALEDSVTPGIYSLDDYDFRKPNAWLFQAQQNPASPKPGSIDVYDWPGRFVDKGHGEFYARIRQERWQVEHQQIQATATAAGIAPGHTFTLTNAPFFSDNGEYLVTAAGYHFEENRYASGEGETVHRTDFTVIPASVSYRPAQSTAWPRTYGPQTAKVVGPKGESIWTDKYGRVKVKFHWDRLAKGDDTSSCWVRVSSAWAGQGYGGVQIPRVGDEVVVDFINGDPDRPIITGRVYNDASMPPWALPAAATQMGFMSRTKDGSVDNANALRFEDKAGAEQVWIQAERNMDTSVKNDETHSVGGERSHYVKKNELHRVEANQTQAVKGGTEILTGKGKLDAAVEQYVIASGTKLRLVSGESAIELNANGKINLIGKEFNFFVEGDGYITTGGKLHLNTSGTKPGTTAPGSGHKGDIDAAVQAYFSPDQAKKSAGAGVAGGSGKAAPAPAQNNSAASTGTDKTSEYDYSLQDMVDKQKNLKAKPQKWTRRGFVNASEDDIKKYANPDNFNTGTDKYQFLDLSSSSGVSETDMATFLKGKGVLEGQEKTYLDAAKKYNVSEVYLASHSALETGNGASELAKGVEVNGVKVYNMYGIGALDGNAVKTGSNYAYKMGWTSPEKAIDGGAKWISEKYINNADYAQNNLYKMRWNPASPGTHQYATDVNWAVAQTSNMKKMFDNFPGANLSYDIPKFK, encoded by the coding sequence ATGCTCAACCGAATTACCGTTCAGCTCCCGGTGGAGGGGCTTCTGTTCTGGAAACTGACGGGCCGCGAGGCGATGTCCGAGTCGTTCGCCCTGACGCTGACCGTGCTCGGCACGGACGCGCGCATTGACCGCAGTAAGCTGCTGGGCCAGCCTGTCACGGTAACCATCCCGACGCAGAACCTGCTGACGTCCCGCTATATTAACGGCAAGATTACCCGCGTGGCGGTGAGCGCTGTTGAGCTGACGGGCACGCGCTATGCGGTGTACCAGCTGACGGTGGAGCCGGACCTGTGGCCGATGAAGCGCGACCGTAACCTGCGTATCTTCCAGGGCCAGACGGTGCCGCAGATTGTGAAAACCCTGCTCGGTGAGCATCAGGTCAACGTTGAGGACAAACTCACCGGCAGCTACCGGGTGTGGGACTACTGCGTGCAGTATCAGGAGTCGAGCCTGGACTTCATCAGCCGCCTGATGGAGCTGGAGGGGATTGCCTACCACTTCCGCCACGAGGCGGACAAACATACCCTGGTACTCACCGACGCCGCGACGCAGCATCAGCCGTTCAGCGGCTATGAGGTCATTCCTTACCACCAGACGCCGTCGGGCGGCAGTACGGATGAAGAGGGCATCGGCCAGTGGGCGCTGGAGGACAGCGTGACGCCGGGGATTTACAGCCTCGACGACTATGACTTCCGCAAGCCGAACGCGTGGCTGTTCCAGGCCCAGCAGAACCCGGCGTCGCCGAAGCCGGGCAGCATCGACGTGTACGACTGGCCGGGACGCTTTGTGGACAAGGGGCACGGGGAGTTCTACGCCCGCATCCGCCAGGAGCGCTGGCAGGTTGAGCATCAGCAGATTCAGGCCACCGCCACGGCGGCGGGGATAGCGCCAGGTCACACCTTCACGCTGACCAACGCCCCGTTCTTCAGCGACAACGGCGAGTATCTGGTGACCGCCGCAGGCTACCACTTCGAGGAGAACCGCTACGCGAGCGGCGAGGGGGAAACCGTTCACCGCACCGATTTTACGGTCATCCCGGCGTCGGTCTCTTATCGCCCGGCGCAGTCCACGGCGTGGCCGCGCACCTACGGCCCGCAGACCGCGAAGGTGGTGGGGCCGAAGGGCGAGAGTATCTGGACGGACAAATACGGTCGCGTGAAGGTGAAGTTCCACTGGGACCGCCTGGCGAAGGGCGATGACACGAGCTCCTGCTGGGTGCGGGTGTCGAGCGCGTGGGCGGGCCAGGGCTATGGCGGGGTGCAGATCCCGCGCGTCGGCGATGAGGTGGTGGTGGACTTTATCAACGGCGACCCGGACCGTCCGATAATCACCGGCCGCGTGTACAACGACGCGAGCATGCCGCCGTGGGCGCTGCCGGCAGCGGCGACGCAGATGGGCTTTATGAGCCGGACGAAAGACGGTTCAGTCGATAACGCCAACGCCCTGCGCTTTGAGGATAAAGCGGGCGCAGAGCAGGTGTGGATCCAGGCCGAGCGTAACATGGACACCAGCGTTAAAAATGATGAAACGCACAGCGTCGGCGGCGAGCGCAGCCATTACGTGAAGAAAAACGAGCTGCATCGCGTGGAAGCGAACCAGACCCAGGCCGTGAAAGGTGGCACCGAGATCCTGACGGGCAAAGGCAAGCTGGATGCGGCGGTAGAGCAGTATGTCATTGCATCCGGGACGAAGCTGCGGCTGGTCTCCGGTGAGAGCGCCATTGAACTCAACGCTAACGGCAAGATTAACCTGATTGGCAAAGAGTTTAACTTCTTCGTGGAAGGGGATGGGTATATCACCACGGGCGGTAAGCTGCATCTAAATACCTCGGGAACCAAGCCGGGCACAACGGCGCCGGGATCGGGGCATAAAGGGGATATTGATGCGGCGGTGCAGGCATATTTCTCTCCGGATCAGGCTAAAAAATCTGCCGGTGCTGGAGTTGCCGGAGGATCGGGCAAAGCGGCACCGGCACCTGCGCAAAACAATTCAGCTGCATCAACCGGCACAGACAAAACCAGTGAATATGATTATTCGTTGCAGGACATGGTGGATAAGCAAAAGAATTTAAAGGCTAAACCTCAAAAGTGGACGCGACGAGGCTTTGTTAACGCCTCTGAAGATGATATTAAGAAATATGCAAACCCGGACAATTTCAATACTGGAACTGATAAATATCAGTTCCTGGATCTCTCCTCTTCATCAGGTGTTTCTGAAACTGATATGGCTACCTTCCTGAAAGGGAAAGGCGTACTTGAAGGTCAAGAAAAAACATATCTTGATGCAGCAAAGAAATACAATGTCAGTGAAGTTTACCTCGCCTCGCATTCTGCTCTTGAAACAGGTAACGGAGCGAGTGAACTGGCAAAAGGTGTCGAGGTCAACGGTGTAAAAGTTTATAATATGTACGGTATTGGCGCTTTAGATGGAAATGCCGTTAAAACAGGTTCCAATTATGCATATAAAATGGGATGGACTTCACCAGAAAAAGCGATAGATGGTGGTGCGAAATGGATTTCCGAAAAATACATTAATAATGCGGATTATGCCCAAAATAATCTTTATAAGATGCGATGGAACCCAGCTTCGCCAGGAACGCATCAGTATGCAACTGATGTCAACTGGGCTGTAGCCCAAACATCAAACATGAAGAAAATGTTTGATAATTTCCCTGGTGCAAACCTATCATATGATATTCCAAAATTTAAGTAA
- a CDS encoding serine/threonine protein kinase produces MTDNDNNRTVPNALPVGYRFNEFEIKEVIGGGGFGIVYRAWDHQLERTIAIKEFMPSSLAVRGDDMTLVLRSERFGKAFSAGLNSFIQEARLLARFNHPNLLHVLRFWVQNDTAYMGTLFYSGTTLSRLREEKPELINEAWIRRTLPMLFGAIKTIHDEGYLHRDISLDNIQIQDNGLPVLLDFGSARRTIGNLSDETETMLRPGFAPIEQYTDDNESEQGPWTDIYALGAVLRTLIVGSPPPVSVVRSIQDTCKPLVEIMPQGYSIPLLQAIDRALALHMEDRPQSIDEFAALIEMPVAGINDVLTAKKPGTMLVPVEDEKPASLLDWRRYRIPGLVAAGVLVGVVAGAMLFSGGNDAPEQAAQAPTETRPTETAANAPDVKPETAKVSEPATAQQTPPPAASPVALVYIRILDGETLKVNGEPKALRPGANGYASLKLPAGEVKIELQGNGRTRGQTLDIAKPGTWLVNP; encoded by the coding sequence ATGACGGATAATGATAACAATCGGACTGTCCCAAACGCGCTCCCGGTCGGGTACCGCTTCAACGAGTTTGAAATCAAAGAGGTGATCGGCGGCGGCGGTTTTGGCATTGTCTATCGCGCGTGGGATCACCAGCTCGAACGCACTATCGCTATCAAAGAATTTATGCCTTCCTCGCTCGCCGTGCGCGGCGACGACATGACCCTGGTGCTGCGCAGCGAGCGCTTTGGCAAAGCGTTCTCCGCGGGCCTGAACAGCTTCATTCAGGAAGCGCGTCTGCTGGCGCGCTTTAACCACCCGAACCTGCTGCACGTCCTGCGTTTCTGGGTGCAAAACGATACGGCCTACATGGGGACGCTGTTTTACAGCGGCACCACGCTGTCGCGCCTGCGAGAAGAAAAACCGGAGCTGATCAACGAAGCCTGGATCCGCCGCACGCTGCCGATGCTGTTTGGCGCAATCAAGACCATCCACGACGAAGGCTACCTGCACCGCGACATCTCCCTGGATAACATCCAGATCCAGGATAACGGCCTGCCGGTGCTGCTCGATTTCGGCTCAGCGCGCCGCACCATCGGCAACCTTTCTGACGAAACGGAAACCATGCTGCGCCCGGGCTTTGCGCCAATTGAGCAGTACACCGACGACAACGAAAGCGAGCAGGGGCCGTGGACGGATATTTACGCCCTCGGCGCCGTCCTGCGTACCCTGATCGTGGGCTCTCCGCCGCCGGTCAGCGTGGTGCGCTCCATCCAGGATACCTGCAAACCGCTGGTGGAAATCATGCCGCAGGGCTATTCCATTCCGCTGCTGCAGGCCATCGATCGCGCGCTGGCGCTGCACATGGAGGATCGTCCGCAGTCCATCGACGAGTTCGCCGCGCTGATCGAGATGCCGGTCGCGGGCATCAACGACGTGCTGACCGCGAAAAAGCCCGGCACGATGCTGGTACCGGTGGAAGATGAAAAACCGGCGTCGCTCCTCGACTGGCGTCGCTACAGGATCCCAGGCCTGGTAGCCGCAGGCGTGCTGGTGGGCGTTGTCGCCGGAGCGATGCTGTTCAGCGGCGGCAATGACGCGCCTGAGCAGGCTGCGCAGGCACCGACAGAGACGCGTCCAACGGAGACCGCCGCGAACGCGCCGGACGTGAAGCCAGAGACGGCGAAGGTGAGCGAGCCGGCGACGGCACAGCAGACGCCACCGCCTGCCGCGAGCCCTGTTGCGTTGGTGTATATCCGGATCCTCGATGGCGAAACGCTGAAGGTGAACGGCGAGCCTAAAGCGCTGCGCCCGGGAGCTAACGGCTATGCCTCGCTCAAGCTGCCGGCCGGTGAGGTGAAGATTGAACTGCAGGGCAACGGAAGAACGCGCGGCCAGACGCTGGATATCGCCAAGCCGGGCACCTGGCTGGTGAATCCGTAG